A DNA window from Streptomyces sp. CA-278952 contains the following coding sequences:
- a CDS encoding discoidin domain-containing protein, with product MPVVGISPAAPVPYGPGRRRAPRPVSRGLVAAMVTALAATLLAFVPAARAEAAPVLLSQGKPVTASSEENYGTPATAAVDGNATTRWSSAASDPQWIRVDLGATTKLSQVVLDWEAAYGKGYRVELSANGSDWSTAYQTADGDGGTDTLNISGEARYVRVYGTARGTGYGFSLWEFKVYGESGGTDGPQLPGGGDLGPNVHVFDPSTPNIQAKLDQVFDEQEAAHFGNGRHQFLFKPGTYNNLNAEIGFYTSISGLGLKPDDTTINGDVTVDAGWFNGNATQNFWRSAENLAVNPVSGTNRWAVSQAASFRRMHVKGGLNLAPNGYGWASGGYIADSKVDGQVGNYSQQQWYTRDSSIGGWSNSVWNQTFSGVEGAPANAFPEPRYTTLQTTPISREKPFLYLDGNTYKVFVPEKRTNARGVSWNGTPQGTSIGLDKFYVVKEGATAATINQALSQGLNLLFTPGIYHVDQPINVNRANTVVLGLGLATIIPDGGVTAMKVADVDGVKLAGFLIDAGTVNSPTLLEVGAQNSSADHAANPTSVQDVYVRIGGAGAGKATTSIAVHSDDVIIDHTWVWRADHGEGVGWETNRADYGVRVYGDDVLATGLFVEHFNKYDVEWYGERGRTIFYQNEKAYDAPNQAAIQNGDTKGYAAYRVDDSVDVHEGWGMGSYCNYNVDSTIRQDHGFKAPVKPGVKFHSLLVVSLGGMGHYNHVINNTGASTVPAGTTTVPSTLVSFP from the coding sequence ATGCCCGTAGTTGGCATATCCCCAGCGGCCCCGGTGCCCTACGGCCCCGGCCGCCGTCGTGCCCCAAGACCGGTCTCCCGCGGCCTCGTCGCCGCGATGGTCACCGCCTTGGCCGCCACCCTCCTCGCCTTCGTTCCCGCCGCGAGGGCCGAGGCCGCCCCCGTCCTGCTGTCCCAGGGCAAGCCGGTCACCGCCTCCAGTGAGGAGAACTACGGCACCCCGGCCACTGCGGCCGTTGACGGGAACGCCACCACCCGTTGGTCCAGCGCCGCCTCCGACCCGCAGTGGATACGTGTCGACCTCGGCGCGACCACGAAGCTGAGCCAGGTCGTCCTGGACTGGGAGGCGGCCTACGGCAAGGGCTACCGCGTCGAGCTGTCGGCCAACGGCTCCGACTGGTCGACCGCCTACCAGACCGCTGACGGTGACGGTGGCACGGACACCCTGAACATCAGCGGTGAAGCCCGCTACGTACGGGTGTACGGCACCGCCCGCGGCACCGGATACGGCTTCTCGCTCTGGGAGTTCAAGGTCTACGGTGAGTCCGGCGGCACCGACGGCCCGCAGCTGCCCGGCGGCGGCGACCTCGGCCCGAACGTGCACGTCTTCGACCCCTCCACGCCCAACATCCAGGCCAAACTGGACCAGGTCTTCGACGAGCAGGAGGCGGCGCACTTCGGCAATGGCCGGCACCAGTTCCTCTTCAAGCCCGGCACCTACAACAACCTGAACGCCGAGATCGGCTTCTACACCTCGATCTCCGGCCTCGGCCTCAAGCCCGACGACACCACCATCAACGGTGACGTGACCGTCGACGCGGGCTGGTTCAACGGCAACGCGACGCAGAACTTCTGGCGCTCGGCCGAGAACCTGGCGGTGAACCCGGTCAGCGGCACCAACCGCTGGGCCGTCTCCCAGGCCGCCTCCTTCCGCCGCATGCACGTCAAGGGCGGGCTCAACCTGGCCCCGAACGGCTACGGCTGGGCAAGCGGCGGTTACATCGCCGACTCCAAGGTGGACGGCCAGGTCGGCAACTACTCGCAGCAGCAGTGGTACACCCGCGACAGCTCGATCGGCGGCTGGTCCAACTCCGTCTGGAACCAGACGTTCTCGGGCGTCGAAGGCGCACCCGCCAACGCGTTCCCCGAGCCCCGCTACACCACGCTGCAGACCACTCCGATCTCGCGTGAGAAGCCGTTCCTGTACCTGGACGGCAACACGTACAAGGTCTTCGTTCCCGAGAAGCGCACCAACGCCCGCGGCGTCTCCTGGAACGGCACCCCGCAGGGCACCTCGATCGGGCTGGACAAGTTCTACGTCGTCAAGGAGGGCGCGACCGCGGCCACCATCAACCAGGCGCTGTCCCAGGGCCTCAACCTCCTCTTCACCCCCGGCATCTACCACGTCGACCAGCCCATCAACGTCAACCGCGCGAACACGGTCGTCCTCGGCCTCGGTCTCGCGACGATCATCCCCGACGGCGGCGTCACCGCGATGAAGGTCGCCGACGTCGACGGAGTCAAGCTCGCCGGCTTCCTGATCGACGCCGGTACGGTCAACTCCCCGACCCTGCTCGAGGTCGGCGCGCAGAACTCCTCCGCGGACCACGCCGCCAACCCCACCTCCGTCCAGGACGTCTACGTCCGCATCGGCGGCGCGGGCGCCGGCAAGGCCACCACCTCCATCGCCGTCCACAGCGACGACGTGATCATCGACCACACCTGGGTGTGGCGCGCCGACCACGGCGAGGGCGTCGGCTGGGAGACCAACCGCGCCGACTACGGGGTCCGGGTGTACGGCGACGACGTGCTGGCCACCGGCCTGTTCGTCGAACACTTCAACAAGTACGACGTCGAGTGGTACGGCGAGCGCGGCCGGACGATCTTCTACCAGAACGAGAAGGCGTACGACGCACCCAACCAGGCAGCCATCCAGAACGGCGACACGAAGGGCTACGCCGCCTACCGCGTCGACGACTCCGTCGACGTCCACGAGGGCTGGGGGATGGGCAGCTACTGCAACTACAACGTCGATTCGACCATCCGCCAGGACCACGGCTTCAAGGCCCCGGTGAAGCCGGGCGTGAAGTTCCACAGCCTGTTGGTGGTGTCGCTCGGCGGAATGGGCCACTACAACCACGTCATCAACAACACCGGAGCCTCCACGGTCCCGGCCGGCACCACGACCGTGCCGTCCACCCTGGTCTCCTTCCCCTGA
- a CDS encoding discoidin domain-containing protein yields the protein MLSLRRPALTLTLGALFASSLTLIAAPTEARAADPLISQGKTATASSHEGAGLSAAQAVDGDLTGTRWSSQWSDPQWIQIDLGKKSDLSRAVLTWEGAYGKAYEIQASDNGTDWTTLKKVTDGDGGTDDLALAGSGRYVRMLGTARPGGYGYSLWEFQVYGSQGTTDPPPGGAVKVTGSQGAWQLTVGGQPYTVKGLTWGPSMADAPKYMPDLKSMGVNTVRTWGTDAGTKPLLDAAAANGLRVMNGFWLQPGGGPGSGGCANYVTDTAYKSTMLTEIAKWVETYKNHPATLMWNVGNESVLGLQNCYSGAELEAQRNAYTTFVNDVAKKIHSIDADHPVTSTDAWTGAWPYYKRNAPDLDLYSMNAYGDTCGVQQDWEEGGYTKPYIITESGPAGEWEVPDDANGVPDEPTDVQKRDGYTKSWDCITGHRGVALGATLFHYGLEHDFGGVWFNLIPDGLKRLSYYSVKKAYTGSNAGDNLPPVITDMTVTPAGSAPAGKEFTVRADIRDPEGDQLTNKIFLSGNYANGDKRLVPAQFRSTGAGTFAVTAPEKLGVWKVYIQSEDGKGNAGIETKSVKVVAPPMTGTNVALGKPTTASSSQASYGDCPCPPERATDGRADTRWASDWSDPQWIAVDLGARTPVRNLQLVWDPAYAKSYEVQVSDDGNAWRTVHTTTSGNGDVDTIALTETARHVRIQLTARGTGWGYSLHEFGVYS from the coding sequence ATGCTGTCCCTGCGCAGACCCGCTCTCACCCTGACCCTCGGCGCGCTGTTCGCCTCCTCCCTCACGCTCATCGCCGCGCCGACCGAGGCGCGCGCCGCCGATCCCCTGATCTCCCAGGGCAAGACCGCCACCGCCTCCTCGCACGAGGGCGCCGGCCTCTCCGCCGCACAGGCCGTCGACGGCGACCTCACCGGCACCCGCTGGTCCAGCCAGTGGTCCGACCCCCAGTGGATCCAGATCGACCTCGGCAAGAAGTCCGACCTGAGCCGGGCCGTACTGACCTGGGAGGGCGCCTACGGCAAGGCCTACGAGATCCAGGCCAGCGACAACGGCACCGACTGGACCACCCTGAAGAAGGTCACCGACGGCGACGGCGGCACCGACGACCTGGCCCTCGCCGGCTCCGGCCGCTACGTCCGGATGCTCGGCACCGCGCGCCCCGGTGGATACGGCTACTCCCTCTGGGAGTTCCAGGTCTACGGCTCCCAGGGCACCACCGACCCCCCGCCCGGCGGGGCCGTCAAGGTCACCGGCTCCCAGGGCGCGTGGCAGCTCACCGTCGGCGGACAGCCGTACACCGTCAAGGGCCTCACCTGGGGCCCGTCCATGGCGGACGCTCCGAAGTACATGCCCGACCTGAAGTCGATGGGCGTCAACACCGTCCGCACCTGGGGCACGGACGCCGGCACCAAGCCGCTCCTCGACGCGGCCGCCGCGAACGGCCTGCGGGTCATGAACGGCTTCTGGCTCCAGCCCGGCGGCGGTCCCGGCAGCGGCGGCTGCGCCAACTACGTCACCGACACCGCGTACAAGTCGACCATGCTCACCGAGATCGCCAAGTGGGTCGAGACCTACAAGAACCACCCCGCGACCCTCATGTGGAACGTCGGCAACGAGTCCGTCCTCGGCCTCCAGAACTGCTACAGCGGCGCAGAGTTGGAAGCCCAGCGCAACGCCTACACGACGTTCGTCAACGACGTGGCCAAGAAGATCCACTCCATCGACGCCGACCACCCGGTGACCTCCACCGACGCGTGGACCGGCGCCTGGCCGTACTACAAGCGCAACGCTCCCGACCTCGACCTGTACTCGATGAACGCCTACGGCGACACGTGCGGGGTCCAGCAGGACTGGGAGGAGGGGGGCTACACCAAGCCCTACATCATCACCGAGAGCGGCCCCGCGGGTGAGTGGGAGGTGCCCGACGACGCCAACGGTGTTCCCGACGAGCCGACCGACGTGCAGAAGCGCGACGGCTACACCAAGTCCTGGGACTGCATCACCGGCCACCGGGGCGTGGCCCTGGGCGCGACCCTCTTCCACTACGGACTGGAGCACGACTTCGGCGGGGTGTGGTTCAACCTGATCCCCGACGGTCTCAAGCGGCTGTCGTACTACTCGGTGAAGAAGGCGTACACGGGCTCCAACGCCGGTGACAACCTGCCGCCGGTCATCACCGACATGACGGTGACGCCGGCCGGGTCCGCCCCGGCGGGCAAGGAGTTCACCGTCCGCGCGGACATCCGCGACCCCGAGGGCGACCAGCTCACCAACAAGATCTTCCTCAGCGGCAACTATGCCAACGGCGACAAGCGGCTCGTACCGGCGCAATTCAGGTCCACGGGCGCCGGCACCTTCGCGGTCACCGCTCCCGAGAAGCTCGGCGTGTGGAAGGTCTACATCCAGTCCGAGGACGGGAAGGGCAACGCGGGCATCGAGACCAAGTCGGTCAAGGTCGTCGCGCCGCCGATGACCGGCACCAATGTCGCTCTCGGCAAGCCCACCACGGCGTCCAGCTCGCAGGCCTCGTACGGTGACTGCCCCTGCCCGCCGGAGCGCGCCACGGACGGGAGGGCCGACACCCGGTGGGCCAGCGACTGGAGCGACCCGCAGTGGATAGCGGTCGACCTCGGTGCGCGGACGCCGGTCCGCAACCTGCAACTGGTGTGGGACCCGGCCTACGCCAAGTCCTACGAGGTCCAGGTCTCGGACGACGGCAACGCCTGGCGCACGGTCCACACCACGACGTCCGGCAACGGTGACGTCGACACCATCGCCCTGACCGAAACGGCCCGCCACGTGCGGATCCAGCTCACCGCCCGCGGCACGGGCTGGGGCTACTCACTGCACGAGTTCGGCGTCTACAGCTGA